AGCTAAAAGGTCAATTGCATGCAGAGCTGCGTGAGTGAAAGGACTCCCACCCTGCTGACCACCAGGCTGCCTACAGGCCATGCTTTAGGCACACTGTTTGGGATCTCACACTCAGATATCAGCTCTGCTTGGAGTTTGTTGCCgttactgttgtttttgttcttgagCGTCAGAGTTGCTGGCAAGCACTGCACATGACGACCCAAAAACTAATTTTGTTTGCTCATGGTGACCCAAAAACTGATTGTTTTTGCCAGTCTATGCCTCACATACGGGACACGGAAGGGTATGTTTATTCGAGAGGCAGAGAAATCCAGCAATGGAAAAACCAGTCAATTGCTTTTGATATCGGCCTAAAAAACTCTGATTTAGTACGTAGTGAGTGACAGTGCCAGTACTCTCTCTGGCAGTGAAGCGTGAAGTCACGGCAGAGTTCCAGTGATGAGCCAGGAATCTTCTCTCAGGAGCTGGACTGGACAAAACACAGTTCAACCTGGAAGCTTCCTTTGCTGGCTCAGGACGATACAGTTCAGGCCCATGTGGACTGTGTCTTAGTGCTCTGCTCAGGCATCACATCCAGATGAGCAGGAGCACAGATTTAGGCTTTATTAGTAAGGCACTTTGCACTTTCACTCTGTCCAGTAATGCAGAGTTCTGAGTTTTTCAAACCTGTGCGAAACTATATACCATGTTATCTACACAAGAAAGACCAATCCATCCCAGGGTGCATATACATTTTAACCTGAGCAGTGATTAAAAATGGCACCTGTCACTTCCAACTTCACCATCTCCAAAAGAAGGAGAAACTTTCCAAACACTGCAACTTCCTGTTTGGCTTTGACCTACAGATGCTACATAACACACGGACAAGcccacaaatgtttttatttaaatatgactttgtggcatgagaaaataaacaaaggcaAGGAAAATCGGATTGATTGGGCTCACAAAGTCCGACCAGGAAGACGGCAGTGTCGTGGGATGGAACTCCCGGAAAggcagcagtgtgctgtggtaaGGAACCTCCCAACCCCTAATGCCTAAAGCGCAGCCGCCTTCCTCTTGTCTTTGTTATTAATCTCTATAGTCCTCGATGGACTTATAGCGAAAAAGCAGTCTGAGTGAGTACGACTAATCAGTGGGTCATGAGAACACACTGGGCGAGTGTGGTGAAGCCTGTAAATCGCCTGAAATACAGACTGCTCGCTACAAAGTACATTTGCAGCAGACTTTTCACAGGCTGATTAATGACAGTTGGCAGGAGCAAATACAAGCTCTTGATGTTGACCAGAGGACACGTTACATAAAATGGCACATTTGACCATAAAGTGATATGCAGCCTCTCTATTAAGGGAATGACATCAAATTATTCTTTTCATAGAATCAGTGCCATGTAATGAAATTCTAGTGTGAActgaaaacaataaatcaatatatttttatctttattctGAAATTTATTATCAAAGTGACTGATTATCAAACACTTGAAGTCATATAAAATGATTTCTCAGACCTTCACCTTACGCAGGCTGCTagtatgtatgtttgtaatTATGACGGTGTGTAAGGGCTCATCCTGAGCTTTACACTGCATTCTGGAACAGGGACATCATGTGGCTTGGAGGTTCTAATGAATCACACAAaccttacacacagacacacgcaaacCTTATGAcagtaattaattcatttagcACTGTACAAGTATGTTAGACCCACTGTCACTATTAAATGCTATTTAGTACTATTTACTACTTAGGAATGACACTGATTACTCTTATCTGTTCTGTATGAGATTACTTTCATCAGACTGATCAgacatatagtatatatagcACAATCGTTGCTTATCCAGTGTTTAGATGTGGGTTCAGCTGAGCCCTACCCAGCCGAACAGTCATAGTCCCTTCACAGATGCAAGTTGTAGAGGGTGAAATCAGAGCAGAGGCATGTAGAATCAGACCTGGAGATAACACAGGAACCACTGTGACCACAGATGCTGGAACTCATTTCTGGCCTGCTAAACAAATCTATACCTCTTAAACCTGCTTGTTCCTAGATTATGGCCAATCCAGTCTGGATCACGGGTCATCTGTGGAGAAGGGAACAGCTGCACTGGATTGGAGACCTTGTAGTTCATAGAGACAAGGGATGTCCTAGTTACCAAGGATGCACCAACATGTCCAAACGTGCTATATTACAGCTCCTAAAATACCTAATCTAGGTGGTGTTCAAATTCTAGATCCCATCTGAGCACGTCTCATTTGCTGGAAGAATGACTGACTTTTTGAAATACAGTCTCAGTTCCCTCAAATCCCCCTAGTGATTCTCCGTGGGCAGACGGTCAGTGGAGTTTCCTGGAATAGGTGCTACTTTGCCATGTCCCATTGGCATCAAGCCTCTGGTGATGTCTCCCCACTTAACCCTGGTGCCTTCAAATGTAATAACAGTCATTCAATAGAACACCACAccagaaaaagagaagaaaaatagttATTCTCTCATTAcataatgatttatttttctcttcttttcctcttatCGAAGACATTCAGGAAAAGGAAGTGAGTGGTCTGCTTACTTCGACCAATTAAAAACCAGTGCCACAAGTTTTCATAAACGATTTCATTTGATGTGTAAAGCTTTTCTCCCCAGGTAGGTGCTGGCCTGGGAATCATAATGAATATGCTAATATATTCGTTATGAGATGGGAGGGGCACATTTGACACAGGATCAGCTCCTTCTCACACTTCCAACTCTGGTTCTGGCATGTGCACTGGATGCATATAGTGATGTGTCTTTTTATATTGCTCACAAAGTGAAGGCCTGTGCTTCTAGGGCAGATTATTCAAGCTTTCCACACTATGACATTTTGAAGGAAAGTATTTTTCCCTATCGGTGACATTTAACCTTTTGTCATCTTGCAGTATCTGAGCACACAAAAATCTGATTCTGTACAGATGTACTTCCAGGGGTCTGAGGTCTCTTCAgtacagtgaatgaatgtgaatgggAATACTGCAGAGTGGTGCATTTGGGAGGGAAAAGTCTTTGTGTatagagagaagagagagggagtgagagagggagagagaagagaaagcgagggagtgagagagggagtgatgtTTGGGAATAACATTACTCTCCAGGACATTGTCCAGAAGTTCACAAACAAAGCAACTATAAAATAATCGCTAATACATTCAGcaaaagaggaagaaggaatGAGTTACCAAAAGAGGAGAAAACCCCAAAGAcccattttattacctcagccACAACTATGACGGGGTGAGTGTGAAATGAGAGCATGGAAGAAGgcaggacacaggagagaaagatTCCAGTAAACAAGCCACAGCAGATGAGCAGGAATgttatgaaaaagaaagagaaaatgagacgacaagatgcagagagagagagagagagaccgagaaagagggagaagcaAGTGTAAttggacagagaggaagagatacaGATGTGGGATGCTTGTTGCTAGGAGAGGTAAAAACATCCTGAAAAACATCATCGTGGCCAGATGGATGACATCATAGTTGAGCAGCGACAACACACAGAAGGACTGGGACATAGTGAGACGCAGCGATtgacagaaggagacagaggaagagggagaaatggggagaaaagtaaaaatgaagacaaaaaacCATTCTCATTATTCCGTGCTGGAgtatgaggagagaggaggagcaaggGTGTAGTGTGCTGCATGCAGACTCTATGCTCTGTCTGCTCTGCAATGGCCAGCAGCACCTCCGTCCCACAGTCTAGATGCAGAACCAGACCAGTGCAACACCCCCACGTTGGAGCAGGGAATTTAAACCAAATGTATGGCTTCAAAATAATAGATTGGAGGCATGGACTTTCTAATTTCTGAGTTTAAACTAAAAACCTGCTACCTGCTTTTGTGCTATATTACTCTTACTGTAAGTCGCTGGTAAAACTGTTGGCAGGCTTTCTAGAACTCTGAGGTGTAGGAGATTCAAAGCAGGGTGTCATATTGGACGCAATAATACAACGTGGAAAGAACTGGCAGAATTTACTACCAGAGCCTCCAAGGTTATATTAGTTTTCCATTCTAATTTAGCATCTAATGACATTAATCCGTTATTAGAGTAGGAGCAATGGAATGCGTGCCTTAGGTTTAGCGCATGGATTTATGCAGCTATTTAGTGAGAGACGCCCATCATACAAAAACTGCATCCAGACATGGGACTGGTCTTTCCTATGGCATAGCCCCACAGTTCCCACAGGCTCTGCAGTCAGCAGCATAGTTactgagtgtgttagtgtgatcCTCTGTGGTCTGTGAATGAGGGTTTTCCTCCACTCGTTTTGTGTTGTCCAGTCAGATGTTTAACAAACATCTCAGAGACGAAAGGCATAACGTCTGGCTCGAGAATCTGCCTGTTGACAAGACAGTGTTAACACAGCACGAGCATTTTCCAAGTGACACGCACAATTCATTTCACAGAACTGCCTGACACAgttcccttttttaaaaatgcctttgtGTATTGCAGTCTGTTGTACAGGATACACAGAGAGGAGAATTATATAACAGGATGATGTAAACACGTTTTTGTTCGTCGCCCCACACTGAACGCAAGCACCGTGTGCCTTACAGAAGGAGAGCGATCAGAAGATCGCCACTGCAGTAAGCGGCAGGCTGAGCTCGTACACGCAGCTGGGCTTGGCCAATGGGCAGCAGTACACTGTCACTATCACGGGAGAAAAAGATGACAAGATGGGTGCTGTGAGTCAGGCAGACTTCCAAACCTGTGAGTTCTTCCAAGAAGCTCCATTTATACCCTTTACACTAAACTAAACTAACACTCTTAATCCTTTTAACACTAAAGCTGACATTTGACTACAGCAATCAGGAATAATATATTggatataaataaaagaactgCAAGGAAAGATAATGCAGACATTATTAACAATTAAGATATGTCAAAAAGCAGGATTTTTTAGTTGAATAAGAAAAATATTGACTGTGAAATAAGAATTCACTTGACATTTTCTGTTATCAGACACCTCAGACTCATGTTAGCTAAATGAGAATTTAGAATTGCATGTTTGGCCTGTAAGACCAACCGTCATTTTTGATTTTCACTAATACTATTGTATTTTCACCATAAGATTAACTAATTTAACTTAACTCTCTCCAGCCTTTTATCAAGCCTTCTACATTAACGTACTATGTTTCTTTCTCAGTGATGTCTGGCCCCAAAAACCTTCAAGTCGTGAAGACAAGCACATCATCTGTCATCATCCAATGGGAGCAAGCACAAGGGGAGATTGACAGATATCTCCTATTCGTTTCACCCAATCAGACAGATGGATCTAACAGAACACCTCAGGAAATTAGGTTGCCGTCTGAGAGAAACTCGGCACAGGTTGTCTTGCTGGAACCTGGGCGGTTATATGACATCTCTCTGGTGGCAGAAAGAGATGGCACACAGAGCCTGCCTGTGACCGTGCAGGCCATTCCTGGTACGTTGCATTGTAAcacttaaaatgttaatttctaaTTCATTCTAATTCATAATTAGAGGTTCCTGTGGGATTGCTCTTGGAGATGGCAATCAGGGCTTTTTATAacacttttctttcttataGACATTATGGAGTTTGCTGCTGGATTTCAGTTTGAATGtttctaaacatttattttaatcctACAGATTACAAGGGAACCTAGTTCAATCTAAATGACCTGTCATCATCACTGCATATACACCCAGGACGTTTTGTATTATCATTGGTGCAAAATGATCATAAAGTAGTGTTAAGTAGTGTTGCTCTGTACTGAGCTTATCCATATGAAAAGTAGTgcaaaagaaatacattttaaaaataataataataaaaaaaagatttcttgGATTCAGAAGGAAATCTCCTCTGATCAGGTTCGGTACCTGAGGATGAGGCCAGCCCTAGTCCTGGGTGACAAATTTCTCATTTAGGTGTTCAACCTCTTCCAAAAAGCAGGAATGTCCAGTGGATGAATAGGGTAGCAAACTGCATCCTGCACGATGAAGACCTTTGCCAAAAGTCCAGCTAAGATATCTTGTTTCTCAGTATGCCGTCATGGAAAGGCTGGGCATCCTAAAATGAGCTTTCTGTACTGAAAACGAACTACTAGAAATGAGATCCAAACAGGGACAGGCAAATGGTTCTTTACAAATGAACTGAACCCATCAGGAGCAGGGCTGGTCTCCCACACAATGGAATGATAATATTTTCCCGTCTCCTCCGCTTTGCAGTGATGACtcactttattttccatctcAGTGGATAGACAGTCTTTAATGAGGAGCACCTGATTTCCTTACCCTGTCCTATTTTTCACAGCTAATCTTTGTTTTCAATTCTCTCTAGAAAGGCAGTAgaggtgtgtgtcagtgactgGTGATGTCACAGGGTTAATATGAATGCAAGCCTCGATGGAGGCGTTGGGTATGATAAAAAATTAATGAGGCaataaatgaaatgcataactTGTTTAATTGTGGGCACTAATTCTTAATGCCTTAACTTTGCAGTTCAGTCTCCAGAGCTTTTCTCATTCTGGCTGGCTCATCTAGGAAAGAGCAACACGTTAATGAGATTGATACCAATTTGCAAACTTTATTCATGCATTTAGGAACTCCCACAAAGATGCTACCCAGGATGACTGAGAAAACTGTGACCATGCCGATAGAACTGGGAACAGACCACAGTGATGGCAAGACTCacgaaacaaaaccaaatagcACTATTCTATTGGTAAAGAATCAGGGTGAAGGAAAAACAGGACAGAGGAAGTATCTGGAAACATCTGAGGGTTTCAGAAAACCCAGTTTATACATGCCAAGGCAAGGAAGACCAACACTTAATGGAAAGGACAAGGTCTTACTCAGACCTGGCAGTCGACCAGACACGATAAGAAGACCAAATATTGCAATGCAGTTCAATGGCACAAGGCCAGGCAGCAGGCGGGGGATGTTCACTCATGTTCCTTCAAAAATGTTAATGGAAAGGTTCTCGGCTGAGTGGCCAAGAACAAAGACACCAAGTGTTGGCTCAGGAGTGCAGGCTCCTATGACCATGGATAGTATAGTGGCAATGACCTTGAAAGAGACCAATCAAGAGCCAGCTTCTAAAGCATCAGTGAATGGAAGTCATCGTAGGGTCCAAACAGATCATTATAAAATGAAACCAGAGGGACGGGTTCTAAAGAACAGCACTTTGGGTTCTCAGCCATTCAACATTTCTGAGGAAAAAGCAGTTTTAGCAAGCGATCCAGAGCTTTACAGAAACATCTCTGAGCAAACTGAGGAACCTTTGGCATCCACAATTACAAGTGAGAAAAACCTCACTTCCTACATCAATGGGACAAAATGTGTCAGAAAGGTCTTGGTAGGGCACAGGAAAATACTCTTAAATAGGACAGTGAATGGGAAAGCACTGACTAAAAACATTACAGTCATGGTCAGTCACATCAACGGAAATGAAATCCTGCATAAGGCTCTCACAGGCAGGCCTGACGGCGTTACTAATGATGTCACACCACTAAATGAAGAAGGAACTAAGCTCCATggtgaaaagaacaaacaaaacccaagcTTACATGAGATTTTGGAGAAGCAAGAAGAAGCAATAggtgaggaaaagaaagaggcTGGTGGAATAGGAATCACACGTTTGCCAACAAGCCATGCAACAAAGATATTTTCTCAGCACCCTGTACATGTTAGCATACAGGAAGAGGAGTCTGGGGCAAGCCTTCCACATGTTCATCAACCTGCATACATGACAtcaccctctcctcctctgcccacCCTTCATGCTAAACCTGTTCTGGTTCCATCAGTAACAGCGAACCAACATACAAATAATGATCAGGTgttaaaacacagacacccaacAAGAACCTCTTTCCACATGTCCCCATCTCTCAGACAAGGATTTTCTGATAGGTCAAAGTCACCCAGTTCATCAGTTCACATAATAAAAGGCAGACACCCTTCTAGACGTATTCCCTCTGTAATGTCTCATATATCCACAGATAAAcatccaaataaaaatgttcactttCCACACCCATTTGCaggaaatcaaaccatagagcAGGAAGTGGGGATCTCCAGAGTATCCCAGCCTGATGATCAAGGCTCACTCACTACATCTGTCCAAAAAGTCAGTACTCCTCCTACCTCAACCACAATACCAGTGACAGTGAGCAGTACAGAGAAGATGAAGGGaggaaataaaaaaggaatgcTTGAGACTGAACACATGGAGACAAAAGACAGGAAAGTACCACCATTCCGTCGCATGCCATTTAGGGGCAAATTCCCCAACCAACGTAATATTCGTCCATTTCAAAACCAGACCGGGCCTCTTTCGAAGATTCCCCGGAAGTCCTTTAGGATTCGGGTACTCAGGCCAACCTCACCCACAGTCACAATCACAGACAACATCAGTGCTAGTAAAACAATTCCTCCTCACCAAGAAAAACCCCAAATTAACAACCCTGGCTTAAATGGGCCAACATTtacagtgagaaagaaaaatggcaCAGTCATCAGACTCCCACCTAGATTTCATACTCAAAAACAGCCAAACTCCACCAATAAACACTCCCAAATTGGTCTCATAACAGAAAAAGATGTAAGAAACATGTCAAAAATTGGATTCCCAACAGATAAAGATAATGATCCTGAAGTGATTTTGCTAACAGAGAAGACCAACACCAATGGTACATTCCAAGCTGTTGGTAGGGGTTTTGAAGAGGACACTGATCACATTTTGTCCAGgatcacaaacacactcagcagtACTGCTACTATGACTCATCAACAAGTGCAACCTGAAAGTATCAGTGGCCACCAAAATGGCCCGAGTCCCAATCGGAGTTCAACATTTACAGTGAGAAGGAAAAATGGTACAATCATCAGACTCCCACCTAGGCTTCGCACACAAATACAGCCAAATGCTATCATTCACAGAGGCCCAAAAGAGAGGGAGCATGATACTAATGGCAAATTGGCCCCCAAAGCTGGTCTGGCAGcagaaaataatgcaaataaagaaTCTAAAACTGATCCCCTGACAGCCAAAGACAAAGATTCTGATGTTATTCTATCAGCAGAAAGAACCAACACCGATGGTGTTATTGGAGGTCcagaaaattacattaatgGCATTCTGCCCAGGGTTACAAACAtactcagcagcagtgctggCATTACACATCACCAAGCAGAACCTAAACTTGACAACACAAACCTAAATCTTAGTCCAGCAATCACAATGAGAAGGAAAAATGGAACAATTTTAAGACTCCCACCAAGACTCAGGACCCAAATAAAGCCAAACAGCACCAACATATATGTGGGCCCAATAGGAAGTAAAGACTCAAAAGCTGACAAAGGGTCCAAAGCAGATGTTTTTACAAGCAAAGACTCAAGCAAAGTCTCTAAACCTGGACTCTCAATAGACAAAGACTCAAGTAAAGATTCTAACATGCCTCTCTTAACAGAAACAGATACAAGCAAAGATTCTAAAGTTGCCCCATCAACAGACAAGGCTAGAGGTAAAAATACTCAAAAATTAGTTTTTTCAGGGGGTTCAGAAGATGGTATTGATCATATTGCAGTTCAGAATGTGACATCGAAAGGGTTTATTGTTATATGGGGTGCACCAATAGGaatgttcaaaaatgtaattatcagCATAACAGAGGCTGGTGGAAAAAGGTCAGGGCAGGTGGAGCTGAGAAGCAAGGATGAAGAGGGTCTCACGCAGGATGAAGATATAAACATGGGTGATGACAGGAACAAGGGGAAAGTTCTGGAGCATACAGACCCAGAGAAAGACCATGCAGGTGAAGATCAAGCAAAAGATCTGTGGAGTCCTTCTGATTCACACATCATGAGAAGAAACAGCAGTGATGGGGGACTTATAAACAATTTAACGATGGTGCTTCCCGGGTCCGCTCACTCATTTCCGGTCACAAACCTCATCCCACAGACTGCCTACTCCGTGTCCCTTTTTGGGAAGGGTCCTGGATTACAATCCAATATTCACCACTTCATCATCAGCACAGGTACTCAGAACAGAAAGTGACACACTTAAGgtgttacatatataaaaaaatttaaattcaaatagCCAAGATGCATCCAAGTTCCAGTTGCTTGttagttgtgtttgtgtgtgtgtgtgtgtgtgtgtgtgtgtattacactgtGTCAGTGTTCAGCTTTTAAACACCGTGTTGCTTTCTGTGTTATTCACTGTGCACCTTCTACCAGCAAAGGCTTGTAATCAGAGCTGTCATATGAGGACTCCTCTAAGGCTTTGATTAAAACTCACAGAATgagtgagttttttttaaataaaattcctATGTGTAACATAGGCCTTTGAAGCtaaccctgtgtttgtgcagacacCTTGgtggaacaggaacaaaaaaaaaaacccaaaacacacgTACTTGATCAGTAATGGGGCATACTATTAGACCTCACTGGAGAATAAACTCATTTGAAGGGCAAagaaattttatttgtataggaCTTTTTATACACAGTGGAAATTCAAATTGCTTTACATGGACATAGaagatttaaataataaatcttaTTAAATCCAAGATCTTTCACCTCAGGAATGTTTTTGCAAATTTTTTTGCAAAAAAGAGGTTGTTAcataaaactatttatttatttatatattaataaagtttatatatatatatatatatatatagtaaaatttaataaatagtAGTGCAGAAATTCAAAACTAAATGTGCAATACACTGAACTAGACAATCAAAATGCATCTGCTAGATAAGGTCATTATAGATCAGATTTTAAGATGCAGTTGACGTCCTTTGACTCGGCCCGCAATTTTTGTCAGGGACTGAAGTGCTAAAAGGGATTTGCTTTATTGCACAAAGTGAGCAGTGTTTCAAATTTAGCCATAAATGGCTACATCGGAAATCTTACGAAACACTGGCCACTCTGTACAGCTTAATTCAAACATTGTATGGTTAACATTTTCATCCATAAGAGACTGAATAAAACAGGGGAAGCCTAGCAGATGGTCCGGCCCTGCGGTTTTGGTCTGGGTTTCTGGGTCCTCACAAGGCCATTATGACATTAgcctgtttttttgtattttgtacacCAGTGTGTCCAATCACATTCACGTGTCATGTATAGATGTGTCGTGAATATCAGCCTATAATTATACTTTACTGGTTTGCTTACATTACAGTGTCTTACTAAGTATTAGGTATTGGTGCATAACTAACATATTAATTTGATCTTTTTCTTTTGACATTTGTTTATTGATCATAAGCCCTGAACAGATGGATGAGTTTGTATTTTGTAAGACTTTCATTACCTGTTGATTTCTTATCCCCTCTACAATAGACACTGGATATAGCTGTAGTATTCATAAGACCTATGTAAACAGATGCCATGGTGTTATGTCACATCAATTCAAATAGCTATCATATCCATTAGCACACTTGGCTACATTGATCTTTTTCCCAGggtacatttacagtaagccATCTTCACtgactactgtcatcattcatcAAAACTCAAAAGTCAGGGTGAGACCATGGTCATCTTTAAGAGCTCCCAAATGCTGAGGTTAGGAATAACTGCAAAACATGATCTGGACAAAATGACATGCATGATGTAACCTTGAGGGAAAGGATGTTCAGAGCTGTGGCCTGGCGTATATACACAGTGACATTGGCAGGTGTTTTAACTAGAACTTGCTGATAAGTGAgtaattattttccatttgaGTGAACACATAGTTGCAAATGCTCCCAGTACGTGATGCCCAAGTGTGATGGTTTAGAGCTTCTACTTGTCCTCTAGTATTAGACCTTCACAATAGCTGATGTATACTTTTAGGTGTTAGTTAGCTGGTGCACATCTGATGATGTACATTTTAAGATTGTAATTAACAATCCAATTAGCACACATTTCCTGGGAATGACCTGCTAGCCAAAGCAACCGTGAGCTATTACCAGATGATTTAACTCCTGTTTACACAACTACCTCCTCTGACCCTTCACCtactctctgtgtttgtctttcttcctcccAGGATCAAAAGGTCAACATCATCGCTACAGTCTCAtgtttgatctctctctcacttgtccAGGATCAGTGTTCTCTATTAACACAACGTTCATGTGGGTCTCAGAATTGTATATGCTctgctgtatatactgtatatatgtttgggttgcacatatatacacaagtatGTGAGCTGTATGTGCACTAATAGTAACCAGTAAGTCGATATCAGACAACATTAAGAGATGAGAGTTGGAATGCAGCTGAAATTATTAAATCTTTATGGTTAGAGTTGAATAAAATGTGCTATTGatcatgtttgtctttttctcacaAATCTATCagtttttaaaggtttaaaggttttcttttaataCAAATTCCTATACCCAACATTTGTTTACGTTTCTATCCTTTAAAcatcttctctccttttctcgtctttatttttttctttgtctctctttctttgtttttcatgtccATCTGTTTTTCCTTGccgtcatgtgtctgtgtgtgacctGTCCCCAGGACCCGAGCCTCCCTCAAAGCTTGCCTTTACTGAGCTTTCTGAGGGCTCTCTCACCGTCTCCTGGACCAGGCCCCGGAGTCCTGTGTCAGGGTTTAAggtcacatacatgcacacaaaggaTGGTAAGACTGGTCATACAGCAAGTGTCATATCTCATTAATTAGATGAGGCTCATGTCTTTCTAATGCTAACACGATGTGGTTGTAGGAGAGCCCGTTTCCAAGGCAGTAAATTCTGCCAACTCCAGTCTGGCTCTTTCTCAGCTGTCGCCCGGTTCCTCATATGAGGTCAGCGTGATATCTGTGCATGGGCTGGACGAGAGCGACCCAATCAGGGACGTCGTAACCACATGTAAGACTGCATGGCAGGTAGATTTCCTGCTTCTAGTCATGTCTTCTCTTTTTAATTTCTGCTTAattgttattcattttcattgctattttactattattatcCAAATGCAGTTTTGATTCATTGCTAGGGAACTGtattctttccctctttccttttAAGCTTACGTTTCAAAAGGTCAATTGCACCAATGCTCATAATAGATCTAGCAGGTGCAGTAACTGGAGAAGCCCAGCTGTATTATAACTCAAAGGGCTCTGCTATTAGGCCATAT
This region of Electrophorus electricus isolate fEleEle1 chromosome 2, fEleEle1.pri, whole genome shotgun sequence genomic DNA includes:
- the LOC113583830 gene encoding uncharacterized protein LOC113583830 isoform X3 encodes the protein MSFLFHFILVLLPSPALLLLQNAALQSASQRDSRDTKPQPIKVVISEPCVRGEPSESGQAEGREVELDGDSTVVLTHRIRLLSGAATAAPGCSGCEVDLVAIRERIERLEKEVSELRDKCGGPDGGCCTSQQSKGRGCTTVSPPTEACPDDCSDHGHCVEGKCECFPGFSGPDCSMSNCPSNCHDNGMCVSGQCVCDPGFTGSDCSEALCPRNCSQHGRCVNGACVCKSGFSGPDCAVKACPKNCSNRGRCVNGKCMCDTGFTGAACIARTCPGSCNKRGRCVNGKCVCETGFTGPDCSERSCPGNCNNRGRCVNGQCECDSGFTGVDCLSKSCPANCNNRGQCVDGQCVCDEDYAGPDCSTKACPKDCSGRGLCVDGQCVCWRRATGPDCGQCEDGFTGGDCSIVLSGVSNLRTMDITESSVTLSWTPPAVQYDTYHITFTSEKESDQKIATAVSGRLSSYTQLGLANGQQYTVTITGEKDDKMGAVSQADFQTLMSGPKNLQVVKTSTSSVIIQWEQAQGEIDRYLLFVSPNQTDGSNRTPQEIRLPSERNSAQVVLLEPGRLYDISLVAERDGTQSLPVTVQAIPGTPTKMLPRMTEKTVTMPIELGTDHSDGKTHETKPNSTILLVKNQGEGKTGQRKYLETSEGFRKPSLYMPRQGRPTLNGKDKVLLRPGSRPDTIRRPNIAMQFNGTRPGSRRGMFTHVPSKMLMERFSAEWPRTKTPSVGSGVQAPMTMDSIVAMTLKETNQEPASKASVNGSHRRVQTDHYKMKPEGRVLKNSTLGSQPFNISEEKAVLASDPELYRNISEQTEEPLASTITSEKNLTSYINGTKCVRKVLVGHRKILLNRTVNGKALTKNITVMVSHINGNEILHKALTGRPDGVTNDVTPLNEEGTKLHGEKNKQNPSLHEILEKQEEAIGEEKKEAGGIGITRLPTSHATKIFSQHPVHVSIQEEESGASLPHVHQPAYMTSPSPPLPTLHAKPVLVPSVTANQHTNNDQVLKHRHPTRTSFHMSPSLRQGFSDRSKSPSSSVHIIKGRHPSRRIPSVMSHISTDKHPNKNVHFPHPFAGNQTIEQEVGISRVSQPDDQGSLTTSVQKVSTPPTSTTIPVTVSSTEKMKGGNKKGMLETEHMETKDRKVPPFRRMPFRGKFPNQRNIRPFQNQTGPLSKIPRKSFRIRVLRPTSPTVTITDNISASKTIPPHQEKPQINNPGLNGPTFTVRKKNGTVIRLPPRFHTQKQPNSTNKHSQIGLITEKDVRNMSKIGFPTDKDNDPEVILLTEKTNTNGTFQAVGRGFEEDTDHILSRITNTLSSTATMTHQQVQPESISGHQNGPSPNRSSTFTVRRKNGTIIRLPPRLRTQIQPNAIIHRGPKEREHDTNGKLAPKAGLAAENNANKESKTDPLTAKDKDSDVILSAERTNTDGVIGGPENYINGILPRVTNILSSSAGITHHQAEPKLDNTNLNLSPAITMRRKNGTILRLPPRLRTQIKPNSTNIYVGPIGSKDSKADKGSKADVFTSKDSSKVSKPGLSIDKDSSKDSNMPLLTETDTSKDSKVAPSTDKARGKNTQKLVFSGGSEDGIDHIAVQNVTSKGFIVIWGAPIGMFKNVIISITEAGGKRSGQVELRSKDEEGLTQDEDINMGDDRNKGKVLEHTDPEKDHAGEDQAKDLWSPSDSHIMRRNSSDGGLINNLTMVLPGSAHSFPVTNLIPQTAYSVSLFGKGPGLQSNIHHFIISTGPEPPSKLAFTELSEGSLTVSWTRPRSPVSGFKVTYMHTKDGEPVSKAVNSANSSLALSQLSPGSSYEVSVISVHGLDESDPIRDVVTTCKTAWQCPIHQLTLAS